GCAACCGTCCGGCGGAGCGCGAGGTTGACCGCCGCTTCGTCTATATCGATCCCAGCCCCGATCACGTCCGTTACGAGGAACGCAGCGGCCGCACTGTCGGCTTCTTCTCCGCGATCTTCGGCTCGCTGTCGTCGATCCCGCGCGAACAGCCGATCCGCGACAATCTGGAGACGCTGGAACAGCAATCGCGCGAACGCGCGCGGTTGCGCTCGATCGTCGATGCGCTGCAGCCGGAAATCGAGGAAACGGTCGAACGCCTTTTCGGCTACACCCTGTTCTTCGACCAGCCCAACCGCAAGCGCCTGACCAATTGGCGGAACAAGGCGCAACAGGCCGCCGCAGAGCAGGCTGGCTATGCCTTCCATGGCTATGCCCAGGTCAAATTCGCCGGAATCGTCAGCGATCTGGTGGACCTGATCGTGGAAGCCGCGCCCGATGCCGCGCCGCGCGCGGAAATCGAGAGCGTGCTGTGGGCGCATCTTGTGCAGTCCGCCGGTCTCGACAAGCTGGCCGAGCGCAAGGGCGGCGCGACAGAGGGCGCCATCGGGTTTTTCCGGGCGCACGACATCGGTTTCCGCATCCGCCGGCTGAAGCTTCTCGCCCGCCGCCTGACGTATGACTGGGACGAGGCCGAAGGAATTACTCCCGAAGCGCGCGATGCGGCGCGCGATACCGTCTATCGGGCACAAGCGCTCTATCAGGGGCGCGAAACCGCCGCCGGTCTTGGCCCCGGCTTCGCCGCCTCCGCCGCCGTGGTCGCCAGCGATCCGGGGGCGGTCCTTGCCGCCATCGCGGCGCGGCGCGACCTGACCGGGATCGACCTCAAGGTCGATGCGATGATCGTGGCGGCGCTTGAAGCGATGGACAAGCCGCTGCGGCGGCGCTTCCTCCACGCCTATCTCGGCTTCCCGTTTTACGATGTCGCCACGCTGCCGCTGTTGCAGGGCGAAGGCATGGGCGAATTCGATCCGATCAAGGTCGATCGCATCTCGCCCGACGATGCCACATCGATCCGCGCCGGCGGCACGCTCGATTGCCTGCGCGGCGTGGAGTTCTTCAACTTCGGCGCCTTCTTCAGCCGCGCCTATCGCGAGAACGACTATCTCTGGGGCCGCCTGCACGGCGCCGAACGGATGATCGACCTGCTCGCCTCCACGGTGGAGCCTCCGCTTGGCGAAAGCATCGTGCGCCAGGCAAAACGGCAGGCGTTCCTCGCTGTCCTGCACGAAGAACAGGACCGCCTTCGCGCGGAACCCGGAATGGTCGACCGCGTCATCGCGGAAGTGGAAGCCGCCTTCGCGGAAACGGAGCCGGGCGAACCGCGATAGACGCGCCGGCCCTGCCCCTCGCCAATTCGACTATTCGGTCAGGTCGCTCCACGCTTCCTTGAGGCGTTCGAAGAACCCTTTCGATTGCGGGCATTCCTCGCCGGTCTCGGTCGCCTGGAACTCGCGCAGCAATTCCTTTTGCCGCGCGGAAAGCCGGGTCGGCGTTTCCACCATCACCTCTATCACCAGATCGCCCATGCCGCGCCCCTGCAGCACGGGCATGCCCGCGCCACGTTTGCGCAGCTGCTTGCCCGATTGGATGCCCGCCGGAATCTCCACGGTATGGCGTTTGCCATCCAGCCCCGGAATCTCGATCTCACCGCCCAGCGCCGCGGTGGTGAAGCTGATCGGCGCGCGCGTAAGCAGGGTCGTCCCCTCGCGTTCGAACACGCGGTGGCGCTTGACGTGCAGGAAGATGTAGAGATCGCCCGGAGGCGCGCCGAACGGCCCCGCTTCGCCCTTGCCGGCAAGGCGGATACGCGTGCCGTTGTCGACGCCGGCGGGGATCGCCACTTCCAGCGTCTGATCCAGATCGACGCGGCCCTCGCCCCGGCAGAACCGGCAGGGCTTCTCGATCACTTCGCCCCGGCCATGGCAGGTCGGACAGGTCCGCTCGACCATGAAGAAGCCCTGTTGCGCGCGCACCTTGCCGTGCCCGCCGCACAGGTTGCAGCGCCGCGCACCGGTGCCCGGCTCCGCGCCCGAACCGTCGCAGGGATCGCACTTCTGCGAAACCTCGACCGTGATTTCCGCGGTCTTGCCATGGAACGCCTCTTCCAGCGTCACTTCCATGTCATAGCGCAAGTCCGCGCCGCGCCGCGCCTGCTGGCGCCCGCCGCCGAACGCGCCGCCGCCGAAGATCGTTTCGAAAATGTCGCCCAGATCACCGAAGTCGGCCCCGCCACCGAAGCCGCCACCACCACCTGGCCCGCCCTGCTGGAACGCAGCATGGCCGTACTGGTCGTAAGCCGCCCGCTTCTGCGGATCGGACAGGCAGGCGTAGGCCTCGTTGATCTGCTTGAATTTGGCTTCGGATTCGGCGCAGCCCGGATTCTTGTCCGGGTGAAAGCGCATCGCCAGCCTGCGGAACGAAGACTTGATCGTCTTGTCATCCGCCGTGCGCTCGATTTCGAGCAGTTCGTAGTAGTCGGCTTCGGTTGCCATAAAACAGCCCCAACGTCACCCGCCACCCGCGCTCGCGCGCGAATGGCGGGTTCGTTTCATCGCAACATCAAGCCTTGTTGTCGTCGACTTCCGAGAACTCGGCGTCGACCACATCGTCGTCGGCCTTCGGCGCTTCGGCGCCCGGCGAAGCCGCCGCGGCCTGTTCCTTCTCGTAGATCGCCTGGCCCAGCTTCATCGCCTTTTCGGTCAGCGCCTGGGTCTTGGCGTTCATGTCGTCGGGGTTGCCCCCTTCGATGGCCGTCCGGGTTTCCGCGATGGCGGCTTCGATCTCGGCCTTCAGCGCGGCGTCGATCTTGTCACCATGCTCCTCAAGCTGACGCTCGGTGGCGTGGACAAGGCTGTCGGCATTGTTGCGCGCCTCGGCCGCCTCACGCCGCTTCTTGTCTTCCTCGGCGAACTTCTCGGCATCCTTGACCATCTGGTCGATGTCGGAATCGCTGAGGCCACCCGAAGCCTGGATGCGGATCTGCTGCTCCTTGCCGGTGCCCTTGTCCTTGGCGCTGACGTTGACGATGCCGTTGGCGTCGATGTCGAACGTCACCTCGATCTGCGGCACGCCGCGCCGCGCGGCCGGAATGCCCACGAGGTCGAACTGGCCGAGGAGCTTGTTGTCCTGCGCCATTTCGCGCTCGCCCTGGAAGACCCGGATCGTCACCGCCTGCTGGTTGTCCTCGGCAGTCGAATAGACCTGGCTCTTCTTGGTCGGGATCGTGGTGTTGCGGTCGATCATCTTGGTCATGATCCCGCCCAGCGTCTCGATGCCCAACGAAAGCGGGGTCACGTCGAGCAGCAGCACATCCTTGACGTCGCCCTGCAGCACGCCGGCCTGGATCGCCGCGCCCATGGCGACGACTTCGTCCGGGTTCACGCCGGTGTGCGGGTCCTTGCCGAAGAAGTCCTTCACCACTTCGCGAACCTTGGGCATGCGGGTCATGCCGCCCACCAGCACCACGTCGTCGATGTCCTTGGCCGAAAGACCGGCATCAGCCAGCGCCTTCTTGCAAGGATCGAGCGTGCGCTGGATCAGGCCGGCGACCAGCTTTTCCAGATCGGCGCGGGTGATCGTTTCGACGAGGTGCAGCGGGGTGGTGCTGCCGCCTTCCATGCGCGCGGTGATGAACGGCAGGTTGATCTCGGTCGTCTGGGCCGACGACAGTTCGATCTTGGCCTTTTCCGCCGCTTCCTTCAGACGCTGGAGCGCAAGCTTGTCGGTGCGGAGATCCATGTTCTCCTTCGACTTGAACTTGTCCGCCAGGTATTCGACCAGCGCGGTATCGAAGTCTTCACCGCCCAGGAACGTGTCACCGTTGGTGGACTTGACCTCGAACACGCCATCGCCGATCTCCAGGATCGAGATGTCGAAGGTGCCGCCGCCAAGGTCATAGACCGCGATCGTCTTGCCGTCCTGCTTATCGAGGCCATAGGCCAGCGCTGCCGCGGTCGGCTCGTTGATGATGCGCAGCACTTCCAGGCCCGCGATCTGGCCGGCGTCCTTGGTCGCCTGGCGCTGTGCGTCGTTGAAGTACGCGGGAACGGTAATGACCGCCTGCGTCACCGTCTCGCCCAGATAGGCTTCGGCGGTTTCCTTCATCTTCTGCAGCGTGAAGGCGGAAATCTGCGAAGGGCTGTAGTCCTGGCCACCGGCCTTGACCCAGGCATCGCCATTCTTGCCCTTCACGATCGTGTAGGGAACAAGTTCCGTGTCCTTCTGGGTCAGCGGATCGTCGAAACGACGGCCGATCAGACGCTTGACCGCGAAGATGGTGTTGTCCGGATTGGTCACGGCCTGGCGCTTCGCCGGCTGGCCGATCAGACGTTCGCCGTCCTTGGTGAAGGCGACGATCGAAGGCGTCGTGCGCGCGCCTTCCGAATTTTCGATGACCTTGGGCGTGCCCCCGTCCATCACCGCAACGCAGCTGTTGGTCGTACCCAGGTCGATACCGATAACTTTAGCCATGGTTTCCCCATTTCCTTCCAGATTAGACACCGCGCACATGGCGCCCCCCGCGAAGGGCAGACGCCGGTCGGCGGCTCCGACGCGGCCGATATAGGTTCGGTTTGACTTGGCACAAGGCCTGACCGCGCCTAGATCGTCACAGGAATTTTCAACTGGAGGATCAACGATGCGGCTCTACGTTCTGGCGGGACTTTCGGGCCTTGCTCTCGCGCTTGCAGGATGCGGCGAGAAGGCGCCACAGGAGCCTGCAGCGGCCTCGTCGAGCGCCGACGCCACGCCCGAGAACGCGCCCGGAATCGCCCTGACCGACGCGATAGTGCAGCTTCCCGTCGTCGCCGGCCGTCCCGGCGTCGCCTACTTCACGGTTTCGCAGGGGAACGGCGCGCCGCGCAAGGTTGCGGCGGTGCATGTCGATGGCGTCGGCCGGGCGGAAATGCACGAAAGCAAGATGGAGAACGGCGTCTCGTCGATGGCCCCGGTCAAGGACGTGGCACTGGAGCCGGGCAAGACCGTGGAATTCAAGCCCGGCGGCTTCCACGTCATGCTCTTCGACGTGGCCGATACGCTGAAGGCCGGCGGCACTACCGAACTGACCATCACACTCGACAACGGCGACAAGGCCACGGTCGTGGCCAAGGTAAAGAACGCCGGCGGCGATGACGCGATGGGCGGTATGGAGCACATGGACCACAAGATGTGATCGCCGCACCGGCGCAAACGTGTCCGGTGGGCGGCGACAGGCCGCTCACCGCACGCGAATGCGCGCTGGTGCGTGAGGTTTTCGGCGGGGCCATCGATGTCGGGCCGGTACGCGTCAAGCGCCGGCGCTTCTTTCCGTTCCAGCCGCGCAACGTGGTGATGGCGCCGATGGGCCATCTCCATTTTCATCCCGCCGGCCCGCACTACTGCGATGATTTCGGCGCGGCGACGCTATCGCTGCAAGGACTGTTCATTCACGAGATGACGCATGTGTGGCAGGCCCAGCGCGCGGGGCGATGGTATCTGCCGCTGATGCGCCATCCGTTCTGCCGCTATGATTACCGCTACGTGCCGGCCAAGCCGTTCGTCCGTTATGGCATCGAGCAGCAGGCGGAAATCGTCCGGCATGCCTTTCTCGCGCAAAAGGGGCATCCCGCCGGGGACGCCCCTTCTCTCGCCGAGCTGCGGGCGATTCTTCCGTTCGCAAATCAGCAGCGCACTTCGTATTCGTAGCCGTTGCGATCCACGCGGTAGCACCGGCCGCCGTGCTTCTTGATCTGCGAGCCGCCGAGCGCGCCGACGGCGCCGCCGATCGCGGCGCCGGTGCCGGCGTCACCGCCCGTCGCAGCCGCCACACCGGCACCGGCCGCCGCGCCGAGGAGGCCGCCTTCGGCCGCATAGTTGCGCGAACACCCGCCCAGCGTCACCGCGGAACCCAGAACAAGCGAGGCAATCAGGAACTTACGCATGATGTGTCTCCGTTTCTTGCGCAGGCGACGCGCGAACCGGGGGCCGCGTTCCGCCGCTTGCGACGAACCGTGCAGCAGTTGCGTTTCACGGGCTGGAAGCGCGGCAGGAAGCGGGCAGACTCGCCATGCGCTTCGTGATCGACAAGTGGCTGATAATCCACCGGAGGATGCCATGCCGCACCATGTCGATCACGCCGCCATTCTCGATCGCCTTGCCGCCGGGCGCGGCGGCGTGCGCAATGTGTTTGACGATATCGATCCGCGCCGCCTGGCGCACATCGTGGTCGACATGCAGAACGGCTTCATGGAGCCGGGCGCGCCTGTGGAAGTGCCCGAAGCGCGGAGCATAGTCGCCAACATCAACCGGATCACGCGCGCGGTGCGGGCCGCCGGGGGCACCAACGTGTTCCTGCGCTACACCAGTTCGCCCGAAGGCGATGCAAGCTGGTCCAATTTCATGATCCGCCAGGGCGCGGCCGCCACGGGCCACAAGGCGGCGTTCACCCCCGGCGCGCACTACTGGCAGCTCTCGCCCGCACTCGATGTCGCGCCGGGCGATCAGCTCCTCGACAAGCATCGGTTCAGTGCGTTCACACCGGGCACTTGCGCGCTCGACGCCTTGCTGCGGGAACGCGGGATCGACACCGTGCTCATCACGGGGACGCTGACCAACTGCTGTTGCGAAAGCACTGCGCGCGATGCGATGCAGTTGAACTACCGCGTGCTGATCGCCGCGGACGCCAACGCCGCGCTGAGCGACGAAGAGCACGCCGCCACGCTGCACATCATGGCCATGGTGTTCGCCGACCTTTATGCGACCGACGAGTTGGAGGAACTGCTGGCGCGCTGACGCGCCAGCGCTCGCCCCCGTCGTCCGGCTCAGTCCGGCTTCTTGGCCACGGCCACCATCGCGGGCCGCAGCAGGCGGTC
The Novosphingobium sp. EMRT-2 genome window above contains:
- a CDS encoding glycine zipper domain-containing protein, with product MRKFLIASLVLGSAVTLGGCSRNYAAEGGLLGAAAGAGVAAATGGDAGTGAAIGGAVGALGGSQIKKHGGRCYRVDRNGYEYEVRC
- a CDS encoding patatin-like protein, encoding MRQKELRIALVCFGGISLAVYMHGVTKELWYATRASRALHADDPARFAPSTGLEKVYLDLLETIQRERGLRLRILPDIISGTSAGGINGVLLAQALISGQSLEPLTTLWLEKADVDVLLDPDAKPWSRFAKFWAQPIVWFVLARPGNAVMRMVAPRIRAEVRRKVSSLIRARWFAPPFSGIGFSRLLAEALEAMGESTAEHAGAAPLLPAGHPLDLLVTATDFNGHLEELRLNSPPLVEESEHRLAIAFSRVAGIGPGSDLAARAELVFAARSTASFPGAFPPLMVAEIDRLVQERRMGWPGRDRFLQRIMPSRWRRGEVGEVALVDGAVLVNRPFAQAMGVLRNRPAEREVDRRFVYIDPSPDHVRYEERSGRTVGFFSAIFGSLSSIPREQPIRDNLETLEQQSRERARLRSIVDALQPEIEETVERLFGYTLFFDQPNRKRLTNWRNKAQQAAAEQAGYAFHGYAQVKFAGIVSDLVDLIVEAAPDAAPRAEIESVLWAHLVQSAGLDKLAERKGGATEGAIGFFRAHDIGFRIRRLKLLARRLTYDWDEAEGITPEARDAARDTVYRAQALYQGRETAAGLGPGFAASAAVVASDPGAVLAAIAARRDLTGIDLKVDAMIVAALEAMDKPLRRRFLHAYLGFPFYDVATLPLLQGEGMGEFDPIKVDRISPDDATSIRAGGTLDCLRGVEFFNFGAFFSRAYRENDYLWGRLHGAERMIDLLASTVEPPLGESIVRQAKRQAFLAVLHEEQDRLRAEPGMVDRVIAEVEAAFAETEPGEPR
- a CDS encoding cysteine hydrolase family protein; its protein translation is MADNPPEDAMPHHVDHAAILDRLAAGRGGVRNVFDDIDPRRLAHIVVDMQNGFMEPGAPVEVPEARSIVANINRITRAVRAAGGTNVFLRYTSSPEGDASWSNFMIRQGAAATGHKAAFTPGAHYWQLSPALDVAPGDQLLDKHRFSAFTPGTCALDALLRERGIDTVLITGTLTNCCCESTARDAMQLNYRVLIAADANAALSDEEHAATLHIMAMVFADLYATDELEELLAR
- the dnaJ gene encoding molecular chaperone DnaJ, yielding MATEADYYELLEIERTADDKTIKSSFRRLAMRFHPDKNPGCAESEAKFKQINEAYACLSDPQKRAAYDQYGHAAFQQGGPGGGGGFGGGADFGDLGDIFETIFGGGAFGGGRQQARRGADLRYDMEVTLEEAFHGKTAEITVEVSQKCDPCDGSGAEPGTGARRCNLCGGHGKVRAQQGFFMVERTCPTCHGRGEVIEKPCRFCRGEGRVDLDQTLEVAIPAGVDNGTRIRLAGKGEAGPFGAPPGDLYIFLHVKRHRVFEREGTTLLTRAPISFTTAALGGEIEIPGLDGKRHTVEIPAGIQSGKQLRKRGAGMPVLQGRGMGDLVIEVMVETPTRLSARQKELLREFQATETGEECPQSKGFFERLKEAWSDLTE
- a CDS encoding vgr related protein, whose translation is MGGDRPLTARECALVREVFGGAIDVGPVRVKRRRFFPFQPRNVVMAPMGHLHFHPAGPHYCDDFGAATLSLQGLFIHEMTHVWQAQRAGRWYLPLMRHPFCRYDYRYVPAKPFVRYGIEQQAEIVRHAFLAQKGHPAGDAPSLAELRAILPFANQQRTSYS
- the dnaK gene encoding molecular chaperone DnaK; translation: MAKVIGIDLGTTNSCVAVMDGGTPKVIENSEGARTTPSIVAFTKDGERLIGQPAKRQAVTNPDNTIFAVKRLIGRRFDDPLTQKDTELVPYTIVKGKNGDAWVKAGGQDYSPSQISAFTLQKMKETAEAYLGETVTQAVITVPAYFNDAQRQATKDAGQIAGLEVLRIINEPTAAALAYGLDKQDGKTIAVYDLGGGTFDISILEIGDGVFEVKSTNGDTFLGGEDFDTALVEYLADKFKSKENMDLRTDKLALQRLKEAAEKAKIELSSAQTTEINLPFITARMEGGSTTPLHLVETITRADLEKLVAGLIQRTLDPCKKALADAGLSAKDIDDVVLVGGMTRMPKVREVVKDFFGKDPHTGVNPDEVVAMGAAIQAGVLQGDVKDVLLLDVTPLSLGIETLGGIMTKMIDRNTTIPTKKSQVYSTAEDNQQAVTIRVFQGEREMAQDNKLLGQFDLVGIPAARRGVPQIEVTFDIDANGIVNVSAKDKGTGKEQQIRIQASGGLSDSDIDQMVKDAEKFAEEDKKRREAAEARNNADSLVHATERQLEEHGDKIDAALKAEIEAAIAETRTAIEGGNPDDMNAKTQALTEKAMKLGQAIYEKEQAAAASPGAEAPKADDDVVDAEFSEVDDNKA
- a CDS encoding copper chaperone PCu(A)C codes for the protein MRLYVLAGLSGLALALAGCGEKAPQEPAAASSSADATPENAPGIALTDAIVQLPVVAGRPGVAYFTVSQGNGAPRKVAAVHVDGVGRAEMHESKMENGVSSMAPVKDVALEPGKTVEFKPGGFHVMLFDVADTLKAGGTTELTITLDNGDKATVVAKVKNAGGDDAMGGMEHMDHKM